In Aedes albopictus strain Foshan chromosome 3, AalbF5, whole genome shotgun sequence, the following are encoded in one genomic region:
- the LOC109432669 gene encoding leucine-rich repeat transmembrane neuronal protein 1-like, with protein MDRNSCWISLCLVVLATMSYHRTTLAKNITCWELPCRQNRYHFDCCIRNLEIDDGTTIESANFARQQYILLEDSNIYTVSPQLFQLMTDAKMLEIIGGFVPWVYLRPSLTMLTITDSQTKQIFIDPEQKKYRLIWLEVRNITMKELPPNLNQLRDLEHIGLVDSGLEFLVMDQFDGLNKLEELNLSGNNIARIYVNFPMRLPSLRCLQLNDNQLTAIDLSFWHMPELTTFDLSSNQLKYMAHYNSNQFDKLCAIKAERNKWNCKWLEEFLHACFHFRGYGFSERQVECDEDVEWRENCCYGNETDVGYLEYLREMQLI; from the exons ATGGACCGTAATAGCTGCTGGATCTC CTTGTGTCTCGTGGTGCTCGCGACTATGTCGTATCATCGGACAACGCTCGCCAAGAACATAACCTGTTGGGAGCTGCCATGTCGCCAGAATCGATACCACTTCGATTGCTGCATACGGAACCTGGAGATCGATGACGGAACTACGATCGAGAGTGCCAACTTCGCTCGGCAGCAGTACATCCTGTTGGAGGACAGCAATATCTACACGGTGTCTCCGCAGCTGTTCCAGCTGATGACCGACGCCAAGATGTTGGAGATCATCGGAGGGTTCGTCCCGTGGGTGTATCTGAGGCCTTCGCTGACCATGCTGACGATCACCGACAGCCAGACGAAGCAGATTTTCATCGACCCCGAGCAGAAAAAGTACCGACTAATTTGGCTGGAGGTCCGCAACATCACCATGAAGGAACTCCCTCCAAATCTGAATCAACTACGTGACCTAGAACACATAGGATTGGTGGACTCCGGACTGGAATTCCTCGTCATGGACCAATTCGACGGTCTGAACAAGCTCGAAGAACTCAACCTCTCCGGTAACAACATAGCCCGCATCTACGTGAACTTCCCGATGAGACTTCCCTCCCTGCGGTGTCTCCAGCTGAACGACAACCAGCTGACCGCGATCGACCTCAGCTTTTGGCACATGCCGGAGCTGACGACGTTCGACCTTTCCTCGAATCAACTCAAGTACATGGCCCATTACAATAGCAATCAGTTTGACAAGCTGTGCGCCATCAAGGCCGAGCGTAACAAGTGGAACTGCAAGTGGTTGGAGGAGTTTTTGCACGCGTGCTTCCACTTCAGGGGGTACGGGTTCAGCGAACGGCAGGTCGAGTGCGACGAGGATGTCGAGTGGCGCGAAAATTGCTGCTATGGGAACGAAACGGACGTCGGGTATTTGGAGTACTTGAGGGAGATGCAGCTGATTTGA
- the LOC109408767 gene encoding GRB10-interacting GYF protein 2, whose protein sequence is MPGGIEILPSASQNVPLNLNAHRHQQQQQQQQQHHYRGVNGVGNDAATCDDDDEVGGIGSIIPDRTGKHSFCRLCLTHADALNPLFPPDAAPDRALLAQILDCVEVQITLPDDIKALICNDCVHQIYAFANFKELCKSNDQLLKSQTFTREDSDDNEGSASVSRSGVTSPMGTTVNSEDASSTPDASLFEKLYEQGVEVEAIGQPGGMLRCQDFASLNPEDREAERKAKNAARMRRWRMRQREKQEKQLVPEPEPEPEQPEPIVKDEQKEFLELKQQEEALRMQQIQEMFAILAQQQLRQVEAEIRRLKSGAQQSPIPQIPLESLIKSEPQPDEGQPSRQTSPTSDQQMASLRRSRAEYMRKWRAKRSQSQQQQNQQNQQTSALLGLVGRPPSVVSAAATGEPEKLAIQRHNRAEYMRRWRRERLKQELSPEEFEDWCSKSEQRRRFREWQTVRESASSAGDETMDYAELESGIRS, encoded by the exons ATGCCGGGAGGAATCGAAATCCTGCCAAGTGCCTCGCAGAATGTTCCTTTGAATCTGAACGCTCATCGccatcagcagcaacaacagcagcagcagcaacaccacTATCGAGGAGTGAATGGCGTTGGCAATGATGCTGCTACTtgtgatgatgacgatgaagtGGGTGGTATTGGATCGATCATTCCCGATCGGACGGGGAAGCACAGCTTCTGTCGACTGTGTCTGACCCATGCGGACGCGCTAAACCCGTTGTTCCCTCCGGATGCTGCCCCGGACAGGGCTTTGCTGGCGCAGATATTGGACTGTGTTGAGGTGCAG ATAACCCTTCCGGATGACATCAAAGCGCTGATTTGCAACGATTGCGTCCACCAGATCTATGCCTTCGCCAACTTCAAGGAGCTTTGCAAGAGCAACGACCAGCTGCTCAAGAGCCAAACATTCACCCGGGAGGATTCGGATGACAATGAAGGCAGTGCCAGCGTTAGCCGCTCGGGAGTGACCTCCCCGATGGGAACCACCGTCAATTCGGAAGATGCTTCCTCTACTCCGGATGCCAGCTTGTTCGAGAAATTGTACGAACAGGGAGTGGAAGTGGAAGCCATTGGGCAGCCGGGTGGAATGCTACGGTGCCAGGACTTTGCTTCGCTGAATCCGGAAGATCGGGAAGCCGAACGGAAAGCCAAGAATGCTGCCCGAATGCGCCGTTGGAGAATGCGTCAGCGGGAAAAGCAGGAAAAGCAGTTGGTTCCGGAGCCGGAACCGGAACCAGAGCAACCCGAACCAATCGTTAAGGATGAACAGAAGGAGTTCCTCGAGCTGAAACAACAGGAGGAAGCCCTCCGGATGCAGCAGATCCAGGAGATGTTCGCCATCTTGGCCCAACAGCAGCTGCGTCAGGTCGAAGCGGAAATCAGAAGACTTAAAAGTGGCGCCCAACAGTCGCCAATTCctcagattcctctggaatcgctAATCAAATCGGAACCTCAGCCGGACGAAGGACAACCCAGCCGACAAACCTCACCTACCTCGGATCAGCAAATGGCCTCGCTGCGTAGATCTCGAGCGGAATATATGCGCAAATGGCGCGCCAAGCGATCCCAATCTCAACAGCAGCAGAACCAGCAAAATCAACAAACGTCGGCCCTGCTCGGGTTGGTTGGACGTCCTCCAAGTGTTGTATCGGCAGCAGCTACAGGCGAACCGGAAAAGCTGGCCATTCAGCGGCACAACCGTGCCGAGTACATGCGCCGCTGGCGACGCGAACGCCTCAAGCAGGAACTCAGCCCGGAGGAGTTCG
- the LOC109432670 gene encoding low-density lipoprotein receptor-related protein 6 produces the protein MAYGPKISRLSRATECRRPRPGCVTSLKGRSPGMQVLVMLVLLFGGGGSLLSTSSAGLASAFTNQLLYTTYIDIRLANVTIQQNTTCSVEILVKDLNEASAMDFYYDRGLVCFTEHNSETIQCAQMQGDSGAPQASVNKTAVITHGLDKPEGLAIDWYTDKLYWTDGETNRIEVATLNGKFQKVLIWSDLDQPRAIALVPARRFMIWTDWGESPKIERASMDGDPQSRVVLVHDRIFWPNGLAVDLDNELIYWVDGNLHFLDVMNLDGSNRRTLVNNLDYPYSLTFAPNYLFWTDWQDGTLHYYNIATEKHEEILDSPVVPITVHAWDSRLQPASDNPCRRNNGDCSHLCLLSTNMAGYSCACPTGVKLLSRTQCADGPQDMLFVVQRTQISRISLDSPDYTSIQLQLGKVRYAIAIDYDPVDNYIYWSDEGSNAIKKVRPDGTGMIEVVNTEIQSPDGLAVDWLARNLYWTDTGTDRIQVCRLDGSFRRVLIYEHLEEPRAIALAPTLGWMFWSDWSEKDPKIERASLDGTERVLIVQQNLGWPNGIALDVEARKIYWCDAKLDRIEVANMDGSGRNIILSDNLPHAFGLSLLGDYLYWTDWQRRSIDRANKLNGNDRTVIVEAFPDLMGLKVSKLGDAKGNNPCAIRNGGCSQLCLNRPRDYVCRCQIDYELDRDNRTCFIPSAFLLFSRHDTGSIGRISIDSHNHTDYAPFRSVIDAHYLDVDIADRRIYWASQKQKHISRAYINGSNVEKIVESGLIQPEGIAVDWLAHNIYWTDAEARRIEVARLDGSSRRILIWKGIEEPRNLILEPRRGLMYWAEWPSDSIRRAVMDGSELKTIISGANLATGLTLDPDTRRLYWACQSSPIAIESAEWDGTKRKVLVTADSDNPFVPHAVTLYKDYVYWSDWSTGEIERANKTTGFNRTIVHTNLKYTNSLLAFHPFRQSGSNQCRTNNGGCSHLCLALGQRKMTCACPTHYTLTANRISCSPPKNYIIFSQRNSFGRFMPNTTDSPDVPLPVTGKNIRAVEYDVVTRYVYWIDGRGPIIRRAFDNGTSAKVFIDPASSPFDMVIDPIGRLLFWSCSHTNTINITTLDGEIDRIGNVDIGNSEKPRSLALHPTKRLLFWTDVGTAQAIIRAKLDGTQRKELVSRLEGITALALDPLTNRLFYAHGKRIDMMDIDGKEIKPLVTEHISLVSSIAVLNGYIYWLDERPGMERISVLGENRRTEIQKIPHITDIVAVWTPEPRMLRNHTCNSVRAKCSHICIGAPDDTKGEDVCGCPQGLMLMKDRRSCGALPVCGPDHFTCAVTFSSNGLDGDNNKDCIPVSWRCDGQKDCPDRSDELDCPACGADQFKCQSGECIDKHLVCDGTTQCLDGYDEAVCCKHPEDFQCPTSKVCISYHNICDGDEHCANGEDEAPELCAEYNNRRMAPSGSKITMLIVVVIAVAVVFIVVYLLQTCRSRFGAGSSEPKEDQAAAPLSPGGLNKNIRVSKLTSVADAVRMSTLNSRNSTNSYDRNHITGASSSTTNGSSLIGYPLNPPPSPATTAGSARYSSNYHPYKHYKIINQPPPPTPCSTDVCDESDSNYTSKSARSRDRIGGMGGGGSLGGGGTSSSSGRGGTSGKYKNNSNSDRYDSEPYPPPPTPRSHYHSDVGGMLPESCPPSPSSRSSTYFSPLPPPPSPVPSPSRGYS, from the exons GTCTGGCCAGTGCCTTCACGAACCAGCTGCTCTACACCACCTACATCGACATTCGGCTGGCGAATGTAACCATCCAGCAGAATACCACCTGCTCGGTGGAGATCCTAGTCAAGGATCTGAACGAGGCGTCCGCCATGGACTTCTACTACGATCGGGGCCTGGTCTGTTTCACCGAGCACAACTCCGAGACGATCCAGTGTGCCCAGATGCAGGGCGACTCGGGGGCACCGCAGGCCTCCGTCAACAAAACAGCTGTGATAACCCACGGGCTGGACAAGCCCGAGGGTCTAGCGATAGATTGGTATACCGATAAGCTCTACTGGACGGACGGCGAGACGAACCGCATCGAGGTCGCCACGCTGAACGGTAAGTTCCAGAAGGTGCTGATCTGGAGCGATCTCGATCAACCACGTGCCATAGCTCTAGTACCTGCCAGGCGGTTCATGATCTGGACCGATTGGGGCGAAAGTCCAAAGATAGAACGTGCCAGCATGGATGGCGATCCGCAGTCGAGGGTAGTGCTGGTGCACGACCGGATATTCTGGCCAAACGGGTTGGCCGTTGATCTGGATAATGAACTGATCTACTGGGTTGACGGGAACTTGCACTTCCTGGACGTGATGAATTTGGACGGTAGCAATCGAAGGACCCTCGTCAACAACCTAGACTACCCATATAGCCTTACCTTCGCACCGAACTATCTCTTTTGGACGGATTGGCAGGACGGAACCTTGCACTACTACAACATAGCCACCGAAAAGCACGAAGAAATTTTGGACAGTCCGGTCGTTCCGATCACTGTCCACGCGTGGGACTCCCGTCTTCAACCGGCATCCGACAATCCTTGTCGGAGAAACAACGGCGACTGCTCCCATCTGTGTCTGCTGTCGACCAACATGGCAGGGTATAGCTGCGCCTGCCCCACCGGAGTCAAGCTGCTCAGTCGGACGCAGTGCGCCGACGGTCCTCAGGATATGCTGTTCGTCGTACAGCGAACACAGATCAGTCGGATATCGCTGGACTCGCCGGATTACACAAGCATCCAGCTTCAGCTGGGGAAGGTGCGGTACGCGATCGCTATAGACTACGATCCGGTGGATAACTACATCTACTGGTCGGACGAGGGATCGAACGCGATCAAGAAGGTGCGTCCCGATGGGACGGGTATGATCGAGGTCGTCAACACGGAAATTCAAAGTCCGGATGGGTTGGCTGTGGATTGGTTGGCGCGGAATTTGTACTGGACGGATACGGGGACCGATCGGATACAGGTCTGTCGACTGGATGGGTCGTTTAGGCGGGTGTTGATCTACGAGCACTTGGAGGAACCGAGGGCGATCGCATTGGCACCTACGCTGGGTTGGATGTTCTGGAGCGATTGGAGCGAGAAGGATCCGAAGATTGAGCGGGCGTCGCTGGACGGGACGGAACGGGTGTTGATCGTCCAGCAGAACTTGGGATGGCCAAACGGGATCGCATTGGATGTGGAGGCGAGGAAGATCTACTGGTGCGACGCGAAGTTGGACAGGATCGAGGTCGCTAACATGGATGGATCCGGTAGGAATATCATACTGTCGGACAATCTACCACATGCGTTTGGATTGAGCCTCTTGGGAGACTATCTCTACTGGACAGATTGGCAGCGAAGATCCATTGATCGGGCGAACAAGTTGAACGGGAATGATCGAACTGTGATCGTGGAAGCGTTTCCTGATCTGATGGGTCTGAAAGTCTCAAAACTAGGTGATGCGAAGGGCAACAATCCATGTGCGATACGGAACGGAGGGTGTTCCCAGTTATGCTTGAACCGACCGAGGGACTACGTTTGCAGATGCCAGATCGATTACGAGCTTGATCGCGACAACAGGACTTGCTTCATCCCGTCTGCGTTTCTGTTGTTTTCAAGACACGACACGGGAAGCATTGGAAGGATCTCTATCGATAGTCACAACCACACGGATTACGCTCCGTTTCGGAGCGTTATCGATGCCCACTATCTGGACGTAGACATAGCTGACCGAAGGATCTACTGGGCAAGCCAAAAGCAGAAGCACATTTCTCGAGCGTACATCAACGGTTCGAACGTGGAGAAGATCGTTGAATCGGGGTTGATCCAACCGGAAGGGATCGCTGTGGACTGGTTGGCTCACAACATCTACTGGACGGATGCGGAAGCTCGGCGGATCGAGGTGGCCAGGCTTGACGGAAGCAGCCGGAGGATCTTGATCTGGAAGGGTATTGAAGAACCTAGGAATCTGATACTAGAACCACGTAGAGGACTCATGTACTGGGCAGAATGGCCGTCAGATTCCATCCGCCGCGCTGTGATGGATGGAAGCGAACTGAAGACCATTATTTCTGGTGCGAACCTCGCGACTGGCCTAACATTGGATCCGGACACTCGTCGACTGTATTGGGCCTGTCAGAGTTCACCAATTGCTATCGAATCTGCCGAATGGGACGGCACCAAACGCAAGGTACTCGTGACGGCGGATTCTGACAATCCGTTTGTACCTCATGCGGTCACCTTGTACAAAGACTACGTCTACTGGAGCGATTGGAGTACGGGAGAGATAGAACGGGCCAACAAGACCACCGGTTTCAACAGGACCATCGTCCACACGAACCTGAAATACACCAATTCGTTACTGGCGTTTCACCCGTTTCGCCAATCCGGATCCAACCAGTGTCGAACTAACAATGGAGGTTGTTCACATTTGTGCCTGGCGCTAGGTCAACGGAAGATGACCTGCGCTTGTCCAACGCACTACACCCTGACGGCAAACCGCATATCGTGTAGTCCACCGAAGAACTACATCATCTTCAGTCAGCGCAACTCATTTGGACGATTCATGCCGAATACTACGGATTCTCCGGATGTGCCTCTGCCGGTGACTGGGAAGAACATCCGAGCCGTGGAGTACGACGTCGTGACGCGTTACGTTTACTGG ATTGACGGTCGGGGTCCCATCATTCGGCGGGCATTCGACAACGGTACCAGCGCCAAGGTGTTCATCGATCCGGCTTCATCTCCGTTCGATATGGTGATCGATCCGATAGGGCGGCTGTTGTTCTGGAGCTGTTCGCATACCAACACCATCAACATTACTAC TCTGGATGGTGAAATCGATCGCATCGGCAACGTGGACATTGGGAACTCGGAGAAGCCGCGTAGCTTGGCGCTGCATCCGACCAAGCGGTTGCTGTTCTGGACCGACGTCGGTACCGCACAGGCCATCATCCGGGCCAAACTGGACGGAACGCAACGGAAGGAGCTGGTGTCCCGGCTCGAGGGTATCACAGCCCTGGCGTTGGACCCGCTGACGAATCGGCTGTTCTACGCCCACGGCAAGCGGATCGACATGATGGATATCGACGGGAAGGAGAT CAAACCCCTGGTGACCGAGCACATCAGTTTAGTGTCGTCAATCGCCGTCCTAAACGGATACATCTACTGGCTGGATGAGCGACCCGGTATGGAGCGGATTTCCGTGCTCGGCGAAAACCGCCGTACGGAGATTCAGAAGATTCCGCACATCACGGACATTGTGGCCGTGTGGACACCGGAACCGAGGATGCTGCGGAATCATACATGTAACTCGGTTCGGGCCAAGTGCAGTCACATCTGTATCGGGGCGCCGGATGATACCAAGGGTGAGGACGTCTGCGGATGTCCTCAGGGGTTGATGTTGATGAAGGATCGTCGAAGTTGCGGAGCGTTGCCGGTGTGTGGTCCGGATCATTTCACCTGTGCGGTGACTTTTTCAAGTAATGGGTTGGACGGGGACAACAACAAGGACTGTATTCCGGTGTCGTGGCGATGTGATGGTCAGAAGGATTGCCCGGATAGGTCGGATGAACTGGATTGTCCGGCTTGCGGGGCGGATCAGTTCAAATGTCAGTCTGGAGAATGTATCGATAAACATCTGGTTTGTGATGGAACTACGCAGTGCTTGGACGGGTATGACGAGGCGGTTTGCTGTAAACATCCGGAAGACTTCCAATGTCCGACGAGCAAGGTCTGTATTTCGTACCACAACATCTGCGACGGAGATGAACACTGTGCCAATGGAGAGGATGAAGCCCCGGAGCTTTGTGCCGAGTACAACAACAGGAGGATGGCTCCAAGTGGCAGTAAAATCACTATGCTGATAGTGGTAGTCATAGCGGTAGCTGTAGTCTTCATAGTAGTCTACCTTCTACAGACCTGCAGGTCCCGGTTCGGCGCCGGATCTTCTGAACCGAAGGAAGATCAAGCAGCTGCTCCGCTATCACCTGGAGGTCTGAACAAGAACATCCGGGTGTCGAAGCTGACTTCCGTGGCGGACGCTGTCCGGATGTCCACGCTGAACAGCCGCAACAGTACCAATAGCTACGACCGGAACCATATAACCGGAGCTTCCAGTTCTACAACCAACGGAAGCAGCCTTATTGGCTACCCGCTGAACCCACCTCCGTCACCAGCCACTACAGCGGGCTCTGCACGGTACTCCTCCAACTACCATCCGTACAAACACTACAAAATCATCAACCAGCCGCCACCGCCGACGCCTTGTTCCACAGACGTCTGCGACGAGAGTGACTCGAACTACACGAGCAAAAGTGCCCGCAGCCGGGATCGTATCGGCGGAATGGGCGGCGGAGGAAGCCTCGGTGGAGGCGGGACCAGTAGTAGTAGTGGCCGCGGCGGCACCAGCGGCAAGTACAAAAACAATAGCAATAGCGATCGGTACGATTCGGAGCCGTATCCGCCGCCGCCGACGCCTCGGTCGCACTACCACAGCGACGTCGGCGGAATGCTCCCGGAAAGCTGCCCTCCGTCGCCGAGTTCGAGAAGCTCGACGTACTTTTCGCCACTACCTCCACCGCCTTCGCCGGTTCCGTCACCGTCGAGGGGTTACTCGTAG